The following are encoded in a window of Hippoglossus hippoglossus isolate fHipHip1 chromosome 23, fHipHip1.pri, whole genome shotgun sequence genomic DNA:
- the klhl42 gene encoding kelch-like protein 42: MSSDQIIAIVMDDKIYEVNKKKLIEKSDYFRALYSSGMRESTEDSVQLQGLSVPGLELVLEFINTSKVQVVNETLEDLIETASFLQVTSILKLLTSEIRLDNCAELYSLSEVYGTHDLRNACLKYMSCHYHPMLRRPDFSSLPPAVRDQVREMRMKGTATLIAIGDFTCLSLDVPDQDEPWSMLRYGEVERRWKPLANNLPPDMINVRGYGSAVLDNYLFIVGGYRMTSQEISAVHCYNPSRNEWNQVAPLNQKRSNFKLLAVQGKLYAVGGQSLGTVECYSPEQDWWTCVSSMPDPLAEFSACECQGMIYIMGGYTARDRNTNVLSYCPTSDTWTVFRSCSAHIRKQQMLSVEDTIYLVGGYTHELEAGQRQRRPSQTEDVLTVQSYNISTGEWFQLKENTSKSGLNLTCTLHNDGIYIMSRDVSLPTSLEHRVFLKYNIFSDAWEAFRRFPALGQNMLLCSLYLPNML, translated from the exons ATGTCATCCGACCAGATCATCGCCATCGTCATGGATGACAAAATCTACGAGGTGAACAAGAAGAAGCTGATCGAGAAGAGCGACTACTTCCGCGCCCTGTACAGCTCCGGGATGCGGGAGTCCACGGAGGACTCGGTGCAGCTGCAGGGGCTCAGCGTCCCCGGCCTGGAGCTGGTGCTGGAGTTCATCAACACCTCCAAGGTGCAGGTGGTCAACGAGACCCTGGAGGACCTGATCGAGACCGCCTCCTTCCTGCAGGTCACCTCCATCCTCAAGCTCCTGACCTCGGAGATCCGCCTGGACAACTGCGCGGAGCTGTACAGCCTCTCCGAGGTCTACGGGACCCACGACCTGCGCAACGCCTGCCTCAAATACATGAGCTGCCACTACCACCCCATGCTGAGGCGGCCCGACTTCAGCAGCCTCCCCCCGGCTGTCAGGGACCAGGTCAGGGAGATGCGCATGAAAGGCACCGCCACCCTCATCGCCATCGGAGacttcacctgtctgtccctgGACGTGCCTGACCAGGACGAGCCCTGGTCCATGCTGAGGTACGGAGAAGTGGAGCGGCGTTGGAAACCACTGGCGAACAACCTCcctccagacatgatcaatGTCAGGGGCTACGGCTCGGCTGTGCTGGACAACTACCTGTTCATCGTCGGCGGTTACAGGATGACGAGTCAGGAGATCTCTGCCGTGCACTGCTACAACCCCAGCAGGAACGAGTGGAACCAGGTGGCTCCGCTCAACCAGAAAAG gtcCAACTTCAAGCTGCTGGCGGTACAAGGGAAGCTGTACGCTGTGGGGGGGCAGTCCCTGGGCACGGTGGAGTGTTACAGCCCGGAGCAGGACTGGTGGACCTGCGTGTCCTCGATGCCGGACCCGCTCGCCGAGTTCTCCGCCTGTGAATGCCAGGGAATGATCTACATCATGGGCGGATACACTGCAAGAG ACAGGAACACAAACGTCCTCAGTTACTGCCCCACCTCTGACACCTGGACGGTGTTTCGGTCGTGTTCCGCTCACATCCGTAAGCAGCAGATGCTCTCCGTGGAGGACACCATCTACCTGGTGGGCGGCTACACCCACGAGCTGGAGGCGGGTCAGCGGCAACGCCGTCCCAGCCAGACGGAGGACGTGCTGACGGTGCAGTCCTACAACATCTCCACGGGGGAGTGGTtccagctgaaggagaacaCGTCGAAGTCGGGCCTGAACCTGACGTGCACGCTGCACAACGACGGCATCTACATCATGAGCCGGGATGTCAGCCTGCCCACCAGCCTGGAGCACCGCGTCTTTCTGAAATACAACATCTTCTCCGACGCCTGGGAGGCCTTCAGGCGCTTCCCGGCTCTGGGACAGAACATGCTGCTGTGCTCGCTTTACCTCCCCAACATGCTATGA